The Elgaria multicarinata webbii isolate HBS135686 ecotype San Diego chromosome 4, rElgMul1.1.pri, whole genome shotgun sequence genome contains a region encoding:
- the TBP gene encoding TATA-box-binding protein, with amino-acid sequence MDQNNSLPPYAQGLASPQSAMTPGIPIFSPMMPYGTGLTPQPVQSTNSLSILEEQQRQQQQQAAAQQSTSQPTQVASGQTPQLFHSQTLTTAPLPGTTPLYPAPMTPMTPISPATPASESSGIVPQLQNIVSTVNLGCKLDLKTIALRARNAEYNPKRFAAVIMRIREPRTTALIFSSGKMVCTGAKSEEQSRLAARKYARVVQKLGFPAKFLDFKIQNMVGSCDVKFPIRLEGLVLTHQQFSSYEPELFPGLIYRMIKPRIVLLIFVSGKVVLTGAKVRAEIYEAFENIYPILKGFKKTT; translated from the exons ATGGATCAGAACAACAGTTTACCGCCCTATGCCCAGGGTTTAGCATCCCCTCAG AGTGCCATGACTCCAGGCATCCCTATTTTTAGTCCCATGATGCCTTATGGCACGGGACTCACACCCCAACCTGTTCAAAGCACCAACAGCTTATCTATTCTGGAAGAACagcaaaggcagcagcagcagcaggcggcagCACAGCAGTCCACATCACAACCAACACAAGTAGCATCCGGTCAAACACCACAGCTCTTTCACTCACAGACGCTTACCACAGCTCCTTTACCAGGAACCACCCCTCTCTATCCCGCTCCAATGACTCCCATGACCCCAATATCTCCTGCGACACCTGCTTCTGAAAGTTCTGGGATTGTGCCACAGCTACA GAATATTGTGTCTACAGTAAACCTCGGTTGCAAACTTGACCTAAAAACTATTGCTCTTCGTGCTCGAAATGCTGAATACAATCCCAAG CGTTTTGCTGCAGTAATTATGAGAATAAGAGAACCACGTACCACAGCTCTCATATTCAGCTCTGGGAAAATGGTGTGCACAGGAGCTAAAAG TGAGGAGCAGTCCAGGCTGGCTGCCAGAAAGTATGCTAGAGTTGTACAGAAGTTGGGCTTTCCAGCCAAATTCTTGGATTTTAAGATTCAGAATATGGTGGGCAGCTGTGATGTAAAATTCCCTATCAGGCTCGAAGGGTTGGTTCTTACACACCAACAGTTTAGCAG TTATGAGCCAGAATTGTTTCCTGGCTTAATTTACAGAATGATCAAGCCAAGAATTGTCCTGCTTATATTTGTTTCTGGGAAAGTAGTTTTAACTG GTGCAAAAGTCAGAGCTGAAATTTATGAAGCATTCGAAAATATATATCCTATTTTAAAAGGATTCAAAAAGACAACGTAA
- the PSMB1 gene encoding proteasome subunit beta type-1: MLSTAGYVDPALGLGREVKRGSAVQHRFSPYTFNGGTVLAIAGEDFSIVASDTRLSEEYAVHSRDSPKCYKLTETTVIGCSGFHGDCLTLTKILEARLKMYKHSNNKTMSSGAIAAMLSTILYSRRFFPYYVYNIIGGLDEEGKGAVYSFDPVGSYQRDTFKAGGSASAMLQPLLDNQVGLKNMQKVEQVALSLEKALQLVKDVFISAAERDVYTGDALKICIITKDGIKEENFPLRRD, translated from the exons ATGCTGTCGACTGCCGGTTATGTCGATCCTGCGCTGGGGCTTGGTCGTGAGGTTAAACGGGGCTCTGCCGTCCAACACCGCTTCTCCCCCTACACTTTCAACGGCGG GACTGTATTGGCAATTGCTGGTGAAGATTTCTCTATCGTTGCCTCAGACACCCGACTGAGTGAAGAATATGCAGTTCATAGCCGGGACAGTCCAAAATGCTACAAGCT GACGGAAACAACAGTTATTGGGTGCAGTGGATTTCATGGGGACTGTCTTACGCTTACTAAAATCCTTGAAGCAAGATTAAAG ATGTACAAGCATTCCAATAACAAGACTATGAGTTCAGGAGCTATTGCAGCCATGCTTTCTACAATCCTGTATTCCCGACGCTTCTTCCCTTACTATGTTTACAACATAATTGGTGGATTGGATGAAGAAG GGAAGGGTGCCGTGTACAGCTTTGATCCAGTAGGCTCCTACCAGAGAGACACTTTCAAAGCTGGTGGATCAGCTAGTGCCATGCTGCAGCCTCTGCTGGACAACCAG gttgGCCTCAAGAATATGCAAAAAGTGGAACAAGTGGCTTTATCCTTGGAAAAGGCTTTGCAGCTAGTAAAGGATGTCTTTATTTCTGCTGCAGAAAGAGATGTATACACTGGGGATGCACTAAAAATCTGCATTATCACAAAAGATGGAATTAAGGAAGAAAATTTTCCTTTGCGTAGAGACTAA